The following proteins are co-located in the Xiphophorus hellerii strain 12219 chromosome 2, Xiphophorus_hellerii-4.1, whole genome shotgun sequence genome:
- the pus7 gene encoding pseudouridylate synthase 7 homolog isoform X3: MDGLWASMCFRGLSHTHVQFFFTTFRPPLNIDTNSSTLMAESEPVSDATPVGEKRTCLLHGDEETPAKKPKVDGENGNAPNPDGGGGGGGEEEEEQPEGPASDGEEDGESFADMMKHGLTETDVGILKYVSDHEGFSGILKERYSDFVVHEINKQGKMVHLDDLSIPADSEEGAEPEQQPNECDVLTEEQRQQLGELQLFKNKEGNVSIEVKDDTKEKRTLVHKAIKTQFPGLETKTEEKEGHKFIVAYHAAGKKALAEVKTAAAPRKHFWPKNRGSYCHFALYKENKDTMDAINVLSKFLRLRPNMFSYMGTKDKRAITVQEIAVLKITAERLAHLNKCLMNLKLGNFCYKNHPLKLGELQGNHFTVVIRNISGTDEQVHQAMGSLKQTGFINYYGMQRFGTTAVPTQQVGRAILRNDWNQVVDLILKPRPGAEKEYLVRCREEWAKTQDPEAALKKLPNKRCVEGQLLRGLSMYGKKNIVTAFGLIPRNNRLMYVHSYQSVVWNAMASRRIEAFGLKAVEGDLVLRGTTAHVLSAEEAESHSIHDIVMPLPGYDVIYPSHHIGEGYRELLSADGLDLDNMRHKVKDYSLAGAYRRIIVRPTDVSWEVIHYDDPRISLVHSDFEKLENKPAPVFNQDGKYRALRMEFSLPPSTYATMAIREVLKLDTSIKKQTQLNTVWFN, translated from the exons ATGGACGGGCTTTGGGCTTCGATGTGTTTCCGGGGTCTTTCACACACGCACGTGCAGTTTTTCTTTACCACTTTCCGTCCTCCGTTGAACATCGACACAAACAG cTCGACTTTGATGGCTGAGTCAGAGCCTGTGTCTGACGCCACCCCGGTCGGAGAGAAGAGAACCTGTCTGCTGCACGGGGACGAAGAGACGCCAGCCAAAAAGCCAAAAGTTGACGGTGAAAACGGGAACGCTCCCAACCCAgatggcggcggcggcggcggtggtgaggaggaggaggagcagccgGAAGGACCGGCGAGTGATGGAGAGGAGGACGGCGAGAGCTTTGCTGACATGATGAAGCACGGCCTGACTGAGACGGATGTCGGCATCCTGAAGTACGTCAGTGACCACGAAGGGTTCTCTGGAATCCTCAAGGAAAG GTATTCTGATTTTGTCGTGCACGAAATCAACAAACAAGGAAAGATGGTGCATTTAGATGATCTCTCCATCCCAGCAGACAGTGAG GAAGGAGCGGAACCCGAGCAACAACCGAATGAGTGCGACGTGCTGACGGAGGAGCAGAGACAGCAGCTCGGTGAGCTGCAGCTCTTCAAGAACAAAGAAGGAAACGTCTCCATCGAG GTAAAAGACGATACGAAGGAGAAAAGAACGCTCGTCCACAAAGCCATCAAGACTCAGTTCCCTGGTCTGGAAACAAAGACCGAAGAGAAAGAAGGTCATAAGTTCATAGTGGCCTACCATGCTGCAGGGAAGAAGGCTTTAGCAG AAGTCAAAACAGCTGCAG CTCCAAGGAAGCACTTTTGGCCCAAAAACCGCGGCAGTTATTGCCACTTTGCTCTTTACAAGGAGAACAAAGACACCATGGATGCCATCAATGTGCTCTCAAAGTTCCTCAG GCTTAGACCCAACATGTTCTCCTACATGGGCACCAAGGACAAGAGGGCCATCACAGTTCAGGAAATTGCAGTTCTCAA GATCACCGCAGAGAGGTTGGCTCACCTCAACAAGTGCCTCATGAACCTGAAGCTCGGCAACTTCTGCTACAAAAACCACCCTCTGAAGCTCGGGGAGCTGCAGGGAAACCACTTCACTGTGGTCATCAG GAACATCTCAGGAACGGACGAGCAGGTCCATCAGGCCATGGGGTCCCTCAAGCAGACCGGCTTCATCAACTACTACGGGATGCAGCGCTTCGGCACCACTGCCGTGCCCACGCAGCAAGTAGGCAG GGCCATCCTGAGAAACGACTGGAACCAAGTGGTGGATTTGATTCTCAAACCTCGACCTGGAg CAGAGAAAGAATATCTGGTTCGCTGCAGGGAGGAGTGGGCGAAGACTCAGGACCCAGAGGCTGCGCTGAAAAAGCTGCCAAACAAGCGCTGCGTGGAGGGACAGCTGCTCCGGGGCCTGTCCATGTACGGCAAGAAAAACATCGTCACCGCCTTCGGATTG ATCCCCCGGAACAACCGGCTGATGTACGTTCACAGCTACCAGAGCGTGGTGTGGAACGCCATGGCGAGTCGCAGGATCGAAGCCTTCGGCCTGAAGGCGGTGGAGGGCGATCTGGTTCTCAGAGGAA CCACAGCACACGTCCTGAGTGCCGAGGAGGCCGAGAGCCACTCCATCCATGACATCGTGATGCCGCTTCCTGGGTATGATGTCATTTACCCCTCCCACCACA TCGGTGAGGGATACAGGGAGCTGCTCTCTGCTGACGGCCTGGACCTGGACAACATGAGGCACAAAGTGAAGGACTACTCCCTGGCCGGAGCCTACAGGCGCATCATCGTCAGACCCACTGATGTCAGCTG GGAGGTGATTCACTATGACGACCCCCGGATCTCTCTGGTGCACAGCGATTTTGAGAAGCTGGAGAATAAACCTGCTCCTGTCTTCAACCAAG
- the pus7 gene encoding pseudouridylate synthase 7 homolog isoform X1, which yields MDGLWASMCFRGLSHTHVQFFFTTFRPPLNIDTNSVKLWVLKTFLRLPVRRKRRRVFQIHRHSLLRLCKHSTLMAESEPVSDATPVGEKRTCLLHGDEETPAKKPKVDGENGNAPNPDGGGGGGGEEEEEQPEGPASDGEEDGESFADMMKHGLTETDVGILKYVSDHEGFSGILKERYSDFVVHEINKQGKMVHLDDLSIPADSEEGAEPEQQPNECDVLTEEQRQQLGELQLFKNKEGNVSIEVKDDTKEKRTLVHKAIKTQFPGLETKTEEKEGHKFIVAYHAAGKKALAEVKTAAAPRKHFWPKNRGSYCHFALYKENKDTMDAINVLSKFLRLRPNMFSYMGTKDKRAITVQEIAVLKITAERLAHLNKCLMNLKLGNFCYKNHPLKLGELQGNHFTVVIRNISGTDEQVHQAMGSLKQTGFINYYGMQRFGTTAVPTQQVGRAILRNDWNQVVDLILKPRPGAEKEYLVRCREEWAKTQDPEAALKKLPNKRCVEGQLLRGLSMYGKKNIVTAFGLIPRNNRLMYVHSYQSVVWNAMASRRIEAFGLKAVEGDLVLRGTTAHVLSAEEAESHSIHDIVMPLPGYDVIYPSHHIGEGYRELLSADGLDLDNMRHKVKDYSLAGAYRRIIVRPTDVSWEVIHYDDPRISLVHSDFEKLENKPAPVFNQDGKYRALRMEFSLPPSTYATMAIREVLKLDTSIKKQTQLNTVWFN from the exons ATGGACGGGCTTTGGGCTTCGATGTGTTTCCGGGGTCTTTCACACACGCACGTGCAGTTTTTCTTTACCACTTTCCGTCCTCCGTTGAACATCGACACAAACAG CGTCAAGCTTTGGGTTCTTAAGACGTTTCTGCGACTGCCTGTTCGGCggaagagaagaagagtttTCCAGATTCACAGACATTCCCTGCTCCGGCTCTGTAAGCA cTCGACTTTGATGGCTGAGTCAGAGCCTGTGTCTGACGCCACCCCGGTCGGAGAGAAGAGAACCTGTCTGCTGCACGGGGACGAAGAGACGCCAGCCAAAAAGCCAAAAGTTGACGGTGAAAACGGGAACGCTCCCAACCCAgatggcggcggcggcggcggtggtgaggaggaggaggagcagccgGAAGGACCGGCGAGTGATGGAGAGGAGGACGGCGAGAGCTTTGCTGACATGATGAAGCACGGCCTGACTGAGACGGATGTCGGCATCCTGAAGTACGTCAGTGACCACGAAGGGTTCTCTGGAATCCTCAAGGAAAG GTATTCTGATTTTGTCGTGCACGAAATCAACAAACAAGGAAAGATGGTGCATTTAGATGATCTCTCCATCCCAGCAGACAGTGAG GAAGGAGCGGAACCCGAGCAACAACCGAATGAGTGCGACGTGCTGACGGAGGAGCAGAGACAGCAGCTCGGTGAGCTGCAGCTCTTCAAGAACAAAGAAGGAAACGTCTCCATCGAG GTAAAAGACGATACGAAGGAGAAAAGAACGCTCGTCCACAAAGCCATCAAGACTCAGTTCCCTGGTCTGGAAACAAAGACCGAAGAGAAAGAAGGTCATAAGTTCATAGTGGCCTACCATGCTGCAGGGAAGAAGGCTTTAGCAG AAGTCAAAACAGCTGCAG CTCCAAGGAAGCACTTTTGGCCCAAAAACCGCGGCAGTTATTGCCACTTTGCTCTTTACAAGGAGAACAAAGACACCATGGATGCCATCAATGTGCTCTCAAAGTTCCTCAG GCTTAGACCCAACATGTTCTCCTACATGGGCACCAAGGACAAGAGGGCCATCACAGTTCAGGAAATTGCAGTTCTCAA GATCACCGCAGAGAGGTTGGCTCACCTCAACAAGTGCCTCATGAACCTGAAGCTCGGCAACTTCTGCTACAAAAACCACCCTCTGAAGCTCGGGGAGCTGCAGGGAAACCACTTCACTGTGGTCATCAG GAACATCTCAGGAACGGACGAGCAGGTCCATCAGGCCATGGGGTCCCTCAAGCAGACCGGCTTCATCAACTACTACGGGATGCAGCGCTTCGGCACCACTGCCGTGCCCACGCAGCAAGTAGGCAG GGCCATCCTGAGAAACGACTGGAACCAAGTGGTGGATTTGATTCTCAAACCTCGACCTGGAg CAGAGAAAGAATATCTGGTTCGCTGCAGGGAGGAGTGGGCGAAGACTCAGGACCCAGAGGCTGCGCTGAAAAAGCTGCCAAACAAGCGCTGCGTGGAGGGACAGCTGCTCCGGGGCCTGTCCATGTACGGCAAGAAAAACATCGTCACCGCCTTCGGATTG ATCCCCCGGAACAACCGGCTGATGTACGTTCACAGCTACCAGAGCGTGGTGTGGAACGCCATGGCGAGTCGCAGGATCGAAGCCTTCGGCCTGAAGGCGGTGGAGGGCGATCTGGTTCTCAGAGGAA CCACAGCACACGTCCTGAGTGCCGAGGAGGCCGAGAGCCACTCCATCCATGACATCGTGATGCCGCTTCCTGGGTATGATGTCATTTACCCCTCCCACCACA TCGGTGAGGGATACAGGGAGCTGCTCTCTGCTGACGGCCTGGACCTGGACAACATGAGGCACAAAGTGAAGGACTACTCCCTGGCCGGAGCCTACAGGCGCATCATCGTCAGACCCACTGATGTCAGCTG GGAGGTGATTCACTATGACGACCCCCGGATCTCTCTGGTGCACAGCGATTTTGAGAAGCTGGAGAATAAACCTGCTCCTGTCTTCAACCAAG
- the pus7 gene encoding pseudouridylate synthase 7 homolog isoform X4, producing the protein MAESEPVSDATPVGEKRTCLLHGDEETPAKKPKVDGENGNAPNPDGGGGGGGEEEEEQPEGPASDGEEDGESFADMMKHGLTETDVGILKYVSDHEGFSGILKERYSDFVVHEINKQGKMVHLDDLSIPADSEEGAEPEQQPNECDVLTEEQRQQLGELQLFKNKEGNVSIEVKDDTKEKRTLVHKAIKTQFPGLETKTEEKEGHKFIVAYHAAGKKALAEVKTAAAPRKHFWPKNRGSYCHFALYKENKDTMDAINVLSKFLRLRPNMFSYMGTKDKRAITVQEIAVLKITAERLAHLNKCLMNLKLGNFCYKNHPLKLGELQGNHFTVVIRNISGTDEQVHQAMGSLKQTGFINYYGMQRFGTTAVPTQQVGRAILRNDWNQVVDLILKPRPGAEKEYLVRCREEWAKTQDPEAALKKLPNKRCVEGQLLRGLSMYGKKNIVTAFGLIPRNNRLMYVHSYQSVVWNAMASRRIEAFGLKAVEGDLVLRGTTAHVLSAEEAESHSIHDIVMPLPGYDVIYPSHHIGEGYRELLSADGLDLDNMRHKVKDYSLAGAYRRIIVRPTDVSWEVIHYDDPRISLVHSDFEKLENKPAPVFNQDGKYRALRMEFSLPPSTYATMAIREVLKLDTSIKKQTQLNTVWFN; encoded by the exons ATGGCTGAGTCAGAGCCTGTGTCTGACGCCACCCCGGTCGGAGAGAAGAGAACCTGTCTGCTGCACGGGGACGAAGAGACGCCAGCCAAAAAGCCAAAAGTTGACGGTGAAAACGGGAACGCTCCCAACCCAgatggcggcggcggcggcggtggtgaggaggaggaggagcagccgGAAGGACCGGCGAGTGATGGAGAGGAGGACGGCGAGAGCTTTGCTGACATGATGAAGCACGGCCTGACTGAGACGGATGTCGGCATCCTGAAGTACGTCAGTGACCACGAAGGGTTCTCTGGAATCCTCAAGGAAAG GTATTCTGATTTTGTCGTGCACGAAATCAACAAACAAGGAAAGATGGTGCATTTAGATGATCTCTCCATCCCAGCAGACAGTGAG GAAGGAGCGGAACCCGAGCAACAACCGAATGAGTGCGACGTGCTGACGGAGGAGCAGAGACAGCAGCTCGGTGAGCTGCAGCTCTTCAAGAACAAAGAAGGAAACGTCTCCATCGAG GTAAAAGACGATACGAAGGAGAAAAGAACGCTCGTCCACAAAGCCATCAAGACTCAGTTCCCTGGTCTGGAAACAAAGACCGAAGAGAAAGAAGGTCATAAGTTCATAGTGGCCTACCATGCTGCAGGGAAGAAGGCTTTAGCAG AAGTCAAAACAGCTGCAG CTCCAAGGAAGCACTTTTGGCCCAAAAACCGCGGCAGTTATTGCCACTTTGCTCTTTACAAGGAGAACAAAGACACCATGGATGCCATCAATGTGCTCTCAAAGTTCCTCAG GCTTAGACCCAACATGTTCTCCTACATGGGCACCAAGGACAAGAGGGCCATCACAGTTCAGGAAATTGCAGTTCTCAA GATCACCGCAGAGAGGTTGGCTCACCTCAACAAGTGCCTCATGAACCTGAAGCTCGGCAACTTCTGCTACAAAAACCACCCTCTGAAGCTCGGGGAGCTGCAGGGAAACCACTTCACTGTGGTCATCAG GAACATCTCAGGAACGGACGAGCAGGTCCATCAGGCCATGGGGTCCCTCAAGCAGACCGGCTTCATCAACTACTACGGGATGCAGCGCTTCGGCACCACTGCCGTGCCCACGCAGCAAGTAGGCAG GGCCATCCTGAGAAACGACTGGAACCAAGTGGTGGATTTGATTCTCAAACCTCGACCTGGAg CAGAGAAAGAATATCTGGTTCGCTGCAGGGAGGAGTGGGCGAAGACTCAGGACCCAGAGGCTGCGCTGAAAAAGCTGCCAAACAAGCGCTGCGTGGAGGGACAGCTGCTCCGGGGCCTGTCCATGTACGGCAAGAAAAACATCGTCACCGCCTTCGGATTG ATCCCCCGGAACAACCGGCTGATGTACGTTCACAGCTACCAGAGCGTGGTGTGGAACGCCATGGCGAGTCGCAGGATCGAAGCCTTCGGCCTGAAGGCGGTGGAGGGCGATCTGGTTCTCAGAGGAA CCACAGCACACGTCCTGAGTGCCGAGGAGGCCGAGAGCCACTCCATCCATGACATCGTGATGCCGCTTCCTGGGTATGATGTCATTTACCCCTCCCACCACA TCGGTGAGGGATACAGGGAGCTGCTCTCTGCTGACGGCCTGGACCTGGACAACATGAGGCACAAAGTGAAGGACTACTCCCTGGCCGGAGCCTACAGGCGCATCATCGTCAGACCCACTGATGTCAGCTG GGAGGTGATTCACTATGACGACCCCCGGATCTCTCTGGTGCACAGCGATTTTGAGAAGCTGGAGAATAAACCTGCTCCTGTCTTCAACCAAG
- the pus7 gene encoding pseudouridylate synthase 7 homolog isoform X2 has translation MDGLWASMCFRGLSHTHVQFFFTTFRPPLNIDTNSVKLWVLKTFLRLPVRRKRRRVFQIHRHSLLRLCKHSTLMAESEPVSDATPVGEKRTCLLHGDEETPAKKPKVDGENGNAPNPDGGGGGGGEEEEEQPEGPASDGEEDGESFADMMKHGLTETDVGILKYVSDHEGFSGILKERYSDFVVHEINKQGKMVHLDDLSIPADSEEGAEPEQQPNECDVLTEEQRQQLGELQLFKNKEGNVSIEVKDDTKEKRTLVHKAIKTQFPGLETKTEEKEGHKFIVAYHAAGKKALAAPRKHFWPKNRGSYCHFALYKENKDTMDAINVLSKFLRLRPNMFSYMGTKDKRAITVQEIAVLKITAERLAHLNKCLMNLKLGNFCYKNHPLKLGELQGNHFTVVIRNISGTDEQVHQAMGSLKQTGFINYYGMQRFGTTAVPTQQVGRAILRNDWNQVVDLILKPRPGAEKEYLVRCREEWAKTQDPEAALKKLPNKRCVEGQLLRGLSMYGKKNIVTAFGLIPRNNRLMYVHSYQSVVWNAMASRRIEAFGLKAVEGDLVLRGTTAHVLSAEEAESHSIHDIVMPLPGYDVIYPSHHIGEGYRELLSADGLDLDNMRHKVKDYSLAGAYRRIIVRPTDVSWEVIHYDDPRISLVHSDFEKLENKPAPVFNQDGKYRALRMEFSLPPSTYATMAIREVLKLDTSIKKQTQLNTVWFN, from the exons ATGGACGGGCTTTGGGCTTCGATGTGTTTCCGGGGTCTTTCACACACGCACGTGCAGTTTTTCTTTACCACTTTCCGTCCTCCGTTGAACATCGACACAAACAG CGTCAAGCTTTGGGTTCTTAAGACGTTTCTGCGACTGCCTGTTCGGCggaagagaagaagagtttTCCAGATTCACAGACATTCCCTGCTCCGGCTCTGTAAGCA cTCGACTTTGATGGCTGAGTCAGAGCCTGTGTCTGACGCCACCCCGGTCGGAGAGAAGAGAACCTGTCTGCTGCACGGGGACGAAGAGACGCCAGCCAAAAAGCCAAAAGTTGACGGTGAAAACGGGAACGCTCCCAACCCAgatggcggcggcggcggcggtggtgaggaggaggaggagcagccgGAAGGACCGGCGAGTGATGGAGAGGAGGACGGCGAGAGCTTTGCTGACATGATGAAGCACGGCCTGACTGAGACGGATGTCGGCATCCTGAAGTACGTCAGTGACCACGAAGGGTTCTCTGGAATCCTCAAGGAAAG GTATTCTGATTTTGTCGTGCACGAAATCAACAAACAAGGAAAGATGGTGCATTTAGATGATCTCTCCATCCCAGCAGACAGTGAG GAAGGAGCGGAACCCGAGCAACAACCGAATGAGTGCGACGTGCTGACGGAGGAGCAGAGACAGCAGCTCGGTGAGCTGCAGCTCTTCAAGAACAAAGAAGGAAACGTCTCCATCGAG GTAAAAGACGATACGAAGGAGAAAAGAACGCTCGTCCACAAAGCCATCAAGACTCAGTTCCCTGGTCTGGAAACAAAGACCGAAGAGAAAGAAGGTCATAAGTTCATAGTGGCCTACCATGCTGCAGGGAAGAAGGCTTTAGCAG CTCCAAGGAAGCACTTTTGGCCCAAAAACCGCGGCAGTTATTGCCACTTTGCTCTTTACAAGGAGAACAAAGACACCATGGATGCCATCAATGTGCTCTCAAAGTTCCTCAG GCTTAGACCCAACATGTTCTCCTACATGGGCACCAAGGACAAGAGGGCCATCACAGTTCAGGAAATTGCAGTTCTCAA GATCACCGCAGAGAGGTTGGCTCACCTCAACAAGTGCCTCATGAACCTGAAGCTCGGCAACTTCTGCTACAAAAACCACCCTCTGAAGCTCGGGGAGCTGCAGGGAAACCACTTCACTGTGGTCATCAG GAACATCTCAGGAACGGACGAGCAGGTCCATCAGGCCATGGGGTCCCTCAAGCAGACCGGCTTCATCAACTACTACGGGATGCAGCGCTTCGGCACCACTGCCGTGCCCACGCAGCAAGTAGGCAG GGCCATCCTGAGAAACGACTGGAACCAAGTGGTGGATTTGATTCTCAAACCTCGACCTGGAg CAGAGAAAGAATATCTGGTTCGCTGCAGGGAGGAGTGGGCGAAGACTCAGGACCCAGAGGCTGCGCTGAAAAAGCTGCCAAACAAGCGCTGCGTGGAGGGACAGCTGCTCCGGGGCCTGTCCATGTACGGCAAGAAAAACATCGTCACCGCCTTCGGATTG ATCCCCCGGAACAACCGGCTGATGTACGTTCACAGCTACCAGAGCGTGGTGTGGAACGCCATGGCGAGTCGCAGGATCGAAGCCTTCGGCCTGAAGGCGGTGGAGGGCGATCTGGTTCTCAGAGGAA CCACAGCACACGTCCTGAGTGCCGAGGAGGCCGAGAGCCACTCCATCCATGACATCGTGATGCCGCTTCCTGGGTATGATGTCATTTACCCCTCCCACCACA TCGGTGAGGGATACAGGGAGCTGCTCTCTGCTGACGGCCTGGACCTGGACAACATGAGGCACAAAGTGAAGGACTACTCCCTGGCCGGAGCCTACAGGCGCATCATCGTCAGACCCACTGATGTCAGCTG GGAGGTGATTCACTATGACGACCCCCGGATCTCTCTGGTGCACAGCGATTTTGAGAAGCTGGAGAATAAACCTGCTCCTGTCTTCAACCAAG